TGGTTTGTTCTCAAGGGCAATCTGCTGTTCTCTTTCGAGAGTAGAGAGAGCCGGGTCCCACTGAGTCTCGTGGTATTGGAAGGctgcacagtggagctggccgaGGCTCCTGTACCCGAGGAATTTGCCTTCGCCATTCGCTTTGATGCCCCTGGAGTACGCCCACACCTGCTGGCAGCAGATGGCCAGGTTGCCCAAGAGGCCTGGGTGAAGGCACTGTCTCGAGCCAGCTTTGGCTACATGCGACTTGTGGTACGAGAATTGGAGAACCAGTTGCAGGATGCCCGTCAGAGCCTGGCCTTGCATCGCTGTGGGTCACAGAGGGCTGTTGCCAGTTGCAGTCAATCTCAGGCTCCTGAGCACCGGGCTCCAGGCCCTGAGAATGGCCACTTTCTCCCCAGGGATGGCAATTCCATTGGTACTGTGGAAGAAAGGGGGATCCGGCCAATAGGTCGGGATTTGACGGAGTGGGAGTTACAGAGCCCTGCTAGTCTCCTCCTAAGCATGGGACAGAGCCCCGTGTCCCCTGAGACCTCCTGTTTCTCCACCCTGCATGACTGGTATGGGAAGGAGATCATGGAGCTGAGGCGAGGCTGGCAGCAAAGGGCCAAGGGGAGTCAGCCAGAGAGCAAGCCATAGAATAGGCCCTGAGCCAGGGCCCTGTAAGCTATGGCCCTGTCCTGCTGGCCAGGATGCTGGGGTCAGAACTTCAGGGGTTAAATATTTACTCATTTACCaggttgctgtgtgtgtgtgtgtgtgtgtgtgtatgtttgtgtgtgtgtgtgtgtccgtgtgtcccTCCTGCTCTGTAGACTTTCTCCAATTTCCAGATCCTCCCTTCACACTGAGGTCAACTGAAGAATCTTGACTTCCTATTTCCTGAGGTCTAGAACGGCCAGGTGGCTGATGGGAAGATAATGTAATGCAGGAAGGGAGCTgtgctctcctgcctctgcaggaCACTCTAGCCATAACGTCCAACACAAGAAGTCTTGGGCATCTCAATGCCAGAAGTGACAGGAAGTGGCTTGAAGATTGACATCGATGTGTCTTGGGCAGGGCTCTTTGAAGGAGAAGGTCTTTGGGTCCTAAAGAGGGATTTCTCCTCTCTCCAGGTTCCCTGTCAGTGTACAGTGCTGGATGTTGCCAGCAGTGAGGCAGGCAGCCTTTTATACAGGAGAAACGCTCCCTGACCTGTTGTAATGGTCACTTGTAGGGACTCTTGTTACCTATCCTGCTTGTTCCTAAGGCTTGTCTGCCGAGGGCAGCCCTCATAGCTACTCTGTCCTGTACTGTGCAAagtatctttttcttttgttctagggCCAAATGGCTGGGTCTACAGAGCCAGAAGCCAGGCCCACCTGTCTCCTTTGTATAGATGTAGTGACAGGGGCTGTGCCTCTTCCtgacctccctcctttccctaTCTGGGGCCTTGGGACACCCTGACCAAAACCCATCAAGGCCTAAAGGCAGAACTTTGCTGCCAGGAAACTGAGTTTCATGGTCTCTCTCTGGCCAGGGCTAATTCCTGTGATGCTAGCCATGTTTCTCAAGACTGCTTATAACACCATACCCAGCTGCCCTCCCACACCCCcaaacacccccctcccccattgtaCACACAGCTACCACAGGCCTTTGCTAATTTTCTTGTCACAGTAGTTAGTGTTTGGTCTTTCAACAGTTTCCGTTTTTGGAGACCAGGTCTTTGTGTCCCATGCAGGTCTGGGACTCCTCCTTAGCTTTGCAAGTGCTGGGAGGATAGATAGTAGCACcttggttttggtgtttgttttgcaTCAGGACCTGGCAGGAAGGCCTACTAGCCTCCCCTTGCCCCTTCCCTTTCTAACAAGAACAGTGGAGTTCACAGGGTTGGTAACAAAGAGGTaggggaggatcaggagttcaagggcatcctggACTACACCGTGAATTCTTGGCTATGGACTATGTGTGAGACCTTCtcagaaaattattcattttggtTATTATAATCAGTGTGTTTACAAATGAAGAATCAGGTTGTCAGAACTGCAAAGCCTGCGTCTGAGGCTAGCAATTGAGTCCAAGAACCTGGGTTGGTGGTATAACCTCTATCAGGCCAATGCCTCTAGTTGCTTGTTCCCTAGACCTGTATGGGAAGCCCACTGTTCACTGCACTTGTTGTACCAATGTTCACAGAAACCATGGACAACCATGGGCTATTGttaacttcttcttcttttttttcttttcttttttttttttttttttttttttcggtgctatgtagctctggctactccggaacttactatgtagatcagattGGATATAaacatagagatcctcctgcctctgcatcccaagtggtGAAGTGTGCTATCACTTTGCCcagctcttcttttttttgggggggggggagggagggtggtgtttcgagacagggtttctttgggctgtcctggaactcactctgtagaccaggctagcctctgcctcccaagtgctgggattaaaggcgtgcaccacctctgTCCGGCTCGCCCAggtttttcttaactttttattgttagtttttttttttttttggtttgtttttgttttaataaatccAGATACCAAGTAAAGTTTTTCATTTCACATTCGGGTCCCTTAATTCGTCTTCCATAGGTGAGTGGCAGGAACACCTACAAGAGAAGCCCCTGGCGGCCCCGCCCCCTGGAGCTCGGGAGGGGCGTCGTTCTCTTGACACGTCACCACGTTAGCTGTGCGCCAAGGACTTTCCCAACGCTGCAGGAATACGTGCTCTGCGCAGGCGGGGAGGGCGGTGCTTCCCGTGGGTGTCACGAGTCTCGCGAGTTTTGGAGACAGTTTCTGCTAGAGGGCCACATTGGATGTGTGGGGTGTGGCTCCCGGCGAGGGGCGGAGCTGGACATGGCGTCCTTGGCGGCTCGGCGGCTGGCCTGGCTATCAGTCCGACCCGGGGCTCTCTGGATCGGGCCGAGGGGGAGGAGAGGTGGTGATGTCTACACCGTACGGGGCAGCTCAGGTCTCAGCCAGGTACCGTCGAGGTCAGTCATCGTCACTCGCAGCGGCGCCATTTTGCCCAAGCCGGTGAAAGTGAGTGTCTGTGTAGAGGCGGGGCGAAGGGATAGAGGCCGGTCATTGGGGAAGTACATGTGACCTGTTCTGATTGACAGGCGCAGAGGCCAATCATAGTGTTGGCATGGACTGCGCACTGGACCTTGGACTCAATTTGCACAGTTGGGTTTTGCTGACTTTGACAGGTGGAGGAAAATGCTTCCTTAAAACCCAGCTTGGTTCCAGGACACAAAAGCTGGAGGGCAGCAGTGAAATGTGCAATATCTTATCTCGAGGGACATAATGATCCATTTCTTTAGGGCCAGAAGAAGGGCTTTGTGTCGATTTATACAAGTCATGTAAACTCTGCCTCAAAGGTGATGGGATAAAACAATCccattgagggctggagagatggctcagcgcttaagaactctgactgctcttccagaggacccgggtttaactcccagcacccacaggacagctcacaactatctgtgactTCAAGATCTGACACCTTCGCATAGATATATGTGAggaggcaaaataccaatgcacataaaataataagttaCTGAAAGAGTGGGAAGGGAATGCGGAAGTAATATACTTAGTAAAAAGGAAATGAACGGgaaatgatgggggggggggtgtatgcgAGCAGGACCTTCTGTCCTGAGGAATGTGCAGATTTTACAGATGAAATTAGGGTAGAGCCCTGAAGCCAGCATCCAAAGCTGGTAGCAGAGTTAGGTCTTGACAGCCAAAGACCACATCCTGTTTTTTTCACTCCTGAACTCTGTCACTTTCCCTTTGTACTCTTAGGGAAAATGTGTGTTTTTTGACTGCAGGCCTGTGTGGAgttgaagggaaaacaaaattctTGAGAGCAAATATGAGCTGTCCTAAGCATTCTGAGCAGTACTGAGTGAGAAACAGGAAGGTGCAGCTGCCGCATGAAAAGGCACAGAGAGCGAATACCGGTGAAATCCCACTGGCGTTCCTCCAGTCCGTATTGCCTTTGCATGTTTCTGGGGTTTAATATGAAATAAGGTTGCTCAGCACAGGAACTGGGAGGAAGAACCCTTCAGTGCACATCTCTGTGTAACtcgatttttattttatgtgttcgggtgttttgcctgcatgtatgtctgtgcagcacTTAAGTGCcaaatgcccacagaggccagaagagactgTAGCCtcattggaactggagttacttgCTTGTGAGAGGCCATGTGGGTCTGAGAACCAGACCTGGGTcctgtagaagagcagtcagtgcttctaaccactaggccatccctccagcccctgaaCTCTTTTGCTACAGCCCCGCCAGCGTAGTGTTCTCTCCCAACTGTGTATGGTTCTTGCAAGGAATTAGCTGGTTGGGCCCTAATTTTTAGTTGCTTAGATTCCTAAATTTAGTTTAGCTTTATGTTTTTCCTTCTGATATCCATTTTGATGGCCATAAAactcattttgtttctttgttgctcTGAGTTTCTCCAAAGACTTTAACAATCAATGGTGTCTGGATCTGGGGTTCATTAGTGGAAATGCCCTTGGGACTGGGGCTTGGGGTACAGCCTCTGGTCTCTGGAGCTCACTGAATTCTTCTGTCTGCAGATGTCCTTTGGCCTTCTCCGTGTGTTCTCCATTGTGATCCCCTTTCTCTATGTTGGGACACTCATTAGCAAGAACTTTGCTGCTCTGCTTGAGGAACATGACATTTTTGTTCCAGAGGATGACGACGACGATGATTAACAGGTAGGACTTGCCCCTCTTATAGATGGACAGGCACAAGTAGGTGGATGATCTGATGTGTGATAGTCTGGCCTGCAGAACCATTTGAACCCTCAGGGCAGGAGGAGCAGTGTGTTCACCCACTTGAGACTTTTCTTATGTTGGATGACTTACAGATCCACTAGGTTAAGGTCCTCAATGGCCTTTTCATTGTCCTTGATGTAACTTCAGTCAACTGACATTCTTTTTTATGACTTATTGTGCTTTATACTTTATGAAGTCATGCAGTTTCTGCCTCAGAGATGAAGGGATAAAGAGAATCATGAAGGACAAAGAAAGGGAATGCAGAAGACACCAGTAAGAAGGGGCTGGGAAAGGAGTGTTCCAGGGTGGCGCCCCACAGGAACTTGCACTTCCGACTTTCCATTGTTAAAGCTAGAGTGCCCCCCCCATGCCCATCTCCAGGTACTGGCCaccctccttccaccatgtaacCCCACCCACTCTTCATTGTCTGCCATCTTCCTTTACTTTCCTATCTGGAAGTGACTACTGCTAAACCCTGGTGTGGGGTCTCAAGCttttgtgatcccagcactgaagaagtagaggcagagctCAAGGATAGCCTGGGTTAACAGGAGAGCTTAtctcagaaaacagaagagaaatgccccaggcctggtggcacacagcagcaatcccagcactgaggaggtggaggcaggacccCCAGAATGTCAAGATCATCCGTAGCTACAGTGGGTAGTACTGACTATGGGCTGCGCAAGGCTGTCTTAAAAGTGACCGATGCACGCCTTTCTTACAGGGCACAGGGAGTCCAGGAGAAAGCACTACTGAAGTGGCGGCATGCTCAGCTCCTTCCCTGTTGGCAGAAGGGTCAAGGACAGCCCTCAGCCTCACTCCTCACGGTTTGTGACAACAGCCCAGAATCCAGTGCTTTGGGAGGCTTCCTCACGACTGTCCACAGAGCACTGGAAATAACAAGCAAGCAAATTATGAGTATATAATAAATGAGTCATGTATGATGAAAGATGGTTCCCGCTTCTCACTCCCAGCAGGCGGAGTTGCACTTTACTGTCTCTTCTGTGTTCAAGCAGCATCTGGTTTAGAGCCAGAATGTCCAGGCTATTACACAGCCACGAATGCAATTAAGGGGACTGagaccttttttcttttaaaattacttttacctGTGTATCTGTTTTCAGCTGCTCTTGGAGGCCAAAGGCATGTGATTCCCCCTAAAGCTGGAGTTAAAGGTTATTATGAATtgcttcatgtgggtgctgggaactaaccATGGTCCTCTGCACGAGCAGCCCTTAacctcttaaccactaagccatctttccacaGACACCCTCCCCTGACTTGAAATTTTTTTACTTTACGTAAGTCCAGCAAAAACTTGCCTCAAAGCCACTTAGGTCTCGAGGTGTTGCCATGTGCTGATCATGCAAAGCTTTGTTATTGCTTAGTAGAATATTCTGTAATACTTGGGTCCCTCAGGGAAAAGGAGGATCCCTGGTGCGTTGTGGTCACTCAGTAACTAAACCCCAAGACTGAATGCCTTCCTCCAGCATTCAGGACTGTCCAGGGAAGAAGGTAGAAGCAAGAACATTggtagttcaaggtcatccctggCTACACAGGGAGCAAGGcaggctatccttggctacatgagatcctgtttgaacaaaaaagtacagaaataGTAGGACCAGTGTGCTCTGCAGAGAGGTAGTAGCTGAGCTCATTTATAGACCAGTGCTCCTAAGCAGAAGGGCTAGCCTTGGAGCAGTCAGTTCCAGTGCTGTCCCCACAGTGTCCCCTCGGATTGGAGAGCCTTGACGCCAATCTTGGAAGCTATATACATAAGTACATATGTCACAGATACAGTGACAGTCGCCAGCTTCATGTCCACTGGGAGATCTGGACATAGCTTCACATCCCTTCCCGCTTCCCCATGCGAGGGTCTGATTCAGTCAGCAGCAAACAACATTCTCCAGGACAGGGGATAAGCATGGCGTGTATGCTAAGGCAAGAAGTAAGAGAGACCACAGGAAAAGGGTTCACTAGTGCAATTTTATCACAAACAGCCATCAAATAATGAGTTTATTTGTACTCTAAAATAGTTAAATATTAACATGCACCTTCCCATCAGGTGACCTCATGGGTCATGGCCAATATAGAACTTGGACAAGAAAtcctttggtcttggtgtttctgTTTCATGGAAAAACCGCATAACATGTGTGCGCTGCTTCCATACTTTGATGGTTTCCTGGAGCTCCATCTTCCCCTATGCACAGGAAGGAAAAGTCGTCAGGTCCAGCCTCGGATGAGGCGCACAGCACTCAGGTTCAGCTCTGTGGTGTTTGGCACTGCCTTGCTAACGACTGTAGTTCCCATACCCAGAGCCACTCTGCCTTCCTGTGGTTGCAGACAGGTGAGACAGTGTGTTCCAGGGTGGCATCCCACAGGAACTAACACTTCCTACTTCACGCTGTCGTAGCTGCTGAGTGTCTCTCCTCCCTCGCCCCAGGCCTCCCCTTCAGGGCCCAGGCTATATATTGAGACTATCTCAAAAGTAGAGACCTCCAAGTgggggtatggtggtacacacctttaatcttggcacttggcaggcagaggcaggtgactctCAGGGccccctggtctacagagcaagttccaggacagccagaactacatagtgagaccttggctttaaaagaaaaacagggtCCTCCAAGTTGACTTTGGAGACATGGCAGCTGCTAAGCGGTATTTACTTGACTCAGAAGCACAGGACAAGCCAGCAGATCTTCTAAGTCTGTCAGCAAGGGTCAGTTACCTTAATGACCAGAAGATCAACCACTCTGGGGTCTGTGACATGGGCATTCTTCATGAACATTTCTCGGACTTTATCCCGTCCTTGTTTCACCGTGATATCCAGCTGCATTAAGTGCACTAAAGAGAAAACCCGAGTGTAGAAACCAGACCTTTTAACATGCTTTTAGAAACTTACATCAGTGAGTGAGCACTGGACATGTCCAAGTGGCTCAGTTCCTTCATGCCACATGGCCCAACCCCCAGCCTGGACACACATCTTACTAAATTGCCAGCCTGGATCTTAATGCTCTACAACAGACCTCTGGAGAAGCTGTGTACCTACTTGCTTTTCGTGTATGGGCGGAACAGGTTGGGACAGAATCTAGGGCCTTGCACATGTTAGGCAAGGGCTCAATCACTgaggaatattatttttatatggaatatatataatatactaccatattatttttatatggaaTAACCAGCAAAAATAAAGGCACCATAGTGTGGGTTGTAAGTACTATATGAATTTGGAAGCTGAGGGTACTAAGGGTTTGCACAGGGAGGGAAGGCTGTCATTAAACCACCAGACAACCTGGGGCAGGACAGACAGACTCTAGGCCTTAACTGAGAGTGGGACAGTCACCTATGACTGCAAACAGGATACATGGCTGCCACTGTGGAACCATGAGCCACGCATGCCACCCTGTACCTCCACTCCCATATAAGGGACTGAAACAGAACACAATAAACTTCTCTTCCCTTAAAAAGCGGGGagagccgggcaatggtggtctttaatcccagcacttgggaggcagaggcagcggatttctcagttcaaggccagcctggtctacagaatgagttccaggacagccagggctacacagagaaaccctgtctcaaaaaaccaaaaaccaaaacaaaaaagcgGGGAGGCTGAGAggtggctcggcagttaagagcacacactgcctTTCCAATCCCCAGCAGCCATGTCAGGCAACTCACAAatcacctgtaaccccagctgcaGGGACCCACATGGGCCTCTGGACTCTGCCAACACTTGCATTCACCTGCaccatcccctcccccatacatatacacaaacacacatgattttaaaagtaataaaatatatgtttaaagtCACAATATTTGCCAGTCTATTAAGTCAGTGCCTAAACAGTGGCACAAACTCAAGTGACTGAACTTAGTATTCCACATGGGAGTCCTTTAGGAATCAGGCTGTAAACCCAGCCTGCACTCCAGGCCTGCCATGCCTGTGTGGTGCTAGGGATCCACAGCAAGATCTTGTTCCAAAAGAAAGTCAGGCTGTAGTCAGCCACCCCAACACTCAGAGACATCAAGGGTTTGCAAGTATTCTGGTGACAGAGGTCAGTCTATTCAGTTAATGAGGATGCCTTGTGCTTTGGCCGTTCTTTTGACATGTCCACTCTGATCTATAAAACCACAATCAGCCaaccatggtggcacatgcctttaatcccagcactgagaaatcAGGCTGATAGATCAAAGTATTGAGGCAAAatcctaacaaaaacaaaaacaagcccaCTGTGGCAGCACAGAGGGAGagggctctgagttcaaggcctgcctggttcacatagcaagttccaggccagccaatgcTACcatgtgagacactgtctcagaaaaacaaaacaacaaaaagtcacaaaaacacacacagacaaaagcaTGCTGTATCTAAATCAGGTTTGAGTCTTTTGTTATACTCAAATTCAGTGATCATAGAAATAGTAAACACTACTATGTTAGGTTCTCAAAGAGCTGGTCACCAAGATCAGCGGGCACACAGGGATTTCAGGAAAGAACTGTAAAATGACAAACTgagaaatgcaaattgatacGGAAACGGTCATTCAGAATCTTGGTATTCGTGAAGCATCAGGCCTAGAGTCTGAAGTGCCCAAAGTTAGAACTGCTGTCAGGTAAATGTGGGCCTGTGTTCTAAGAACTAGGAGAAATCTTTTCCCCATTAGTGCCTCCCCCGAGTTTTATTATCAGTTACTATAGTAACCTATTTAATACAGTAACCCCCTGAAGAAGACAGTATTATGGCCATTTCACAGATGAACAAATACTGATGAGAAATcttacccaaggtcacacagctaataAAGGTCAGAATCTGAGGACAGTGTGGCTGCGTCTCGGCAGCGCTGAGGAGTGTCTGCCAAGGGGCTGTCACTTATGGGAAAATGCCTTTTCCCTCAGATCAGCTGTGGTGGTTCAAGTTAAATACATGTctactcaacaacaaaagatgtCCCTGACATTTGTGGAACATTTGAACTCTCACTCCCTTTTAAGATCCACAATAGTGGCAGCATTGAGACAACCAAGATAACAGACTCACACTCACGACTCAGGTGAACAGATTAGATTCTCCCACTTATGGGGAAAGGGGTGTTTTGCAGCAGTAGGGCCTTAGACTTCAAAATTCTGGAGCAAGCTGGTTTCGTGAGCAAGGTTAGAGAGCTTTGAGAGGCCATTTAGTCTGGAGGCTTCAAAAGGCACCAGGGAGCTACTGGATGACCTTGGCCAAGTCGTTTCCCTCCGGTGATGCAGTTTGTTCTCCAGACTGGGTAATGGATAACTGCTAAAGCCCTTTGTCACTGTGGTTACAAAAATCTAATGGGCATCTGGAACATTTTTTGGAACTGTAACTTGGTTCAAGAAGCACCCGGGGCTAGCTCGGGACCGCGGACGCGTCAATTCGTCTCTCACAGTCCCTGCTCGCTCGCCCCACCCAGGGGCTCtaagaaatacaggaacaaagGCCACCAAAGCGACTAGGACGCTCGGAAGCCCTGCCCCAGTGTGGGGCACTCTGGCTCGTGTGACCCCCTTTCCTCGAAGCCCAGCTCTCGTTTCTGCCCTAGTAGGTGACCTCAGCTCGGCCGAGAGACCTTGGACAGGTGTCCCCGGGGTCCGGAATGCGCCCCTGCCTCTCACCAGTGTTCGGCACCTCCCGATACCAAGCGCGGTAAAGCTCGCGCACCCTCCGCTTGGCCTCGTTCAGGTCGCGACTGAAAATGGGCTTCACCGAGGTACTGGctgcagcagccgcagcagccCGGCGCAGACCGCTGGACGCGGCCGCCATCTTGCCAAGGAAGTCCCACCTCTCCCAGCGCGCGCACGCGCGGTGCTACGGGACGCGACGGCGCACCATTTGCggtactggggggaggggagggaggagtgaCTGGACTGGAGCTCGCGGATTGGCTGGAAGCCTCTGTGACGGGCTCTGTGATGCGCATGCTCTGCCGCGGAAACACCGATCCGTGGTTGGCTCCCTCGGCGGCGGCGCTGAGGCGCCACCAGGGGGCGCAGCGTCGAGGCTTCCGGCCCCGGTCTGCTTTTTGCCAAAAGTTTGGTTTCAACCCAGCACAGCGGGCTGCAGGCTCAGAGCAGACTGCAGGGTAGATAACGGTGCCAGGCGGCGATGGCGGTCTTTCGGCAGTAACTGTATAACTGCTGTACATATTGTGTATGTGCTTCCGAAATACCGTTTCTTCAAGAATGGTGTAGATTGCTTAAGCTTTTTGGCGTTTCTTAGCCCAGGGATTATAATAACTgcattttgattgtttttgtttgtttgattactTATTGTCATCGTTTTGAGTTGTCGTCTGATTGCGCCTGGCCTGGCGCAATTATTGCTCACTTATGTAGaccagccaggctggcctcagaacttgCAGtgatttctctgcctctgcaggtTTGTGCTCACAGCACCCGTGGTTGCCTTCTTGTAAAtaaatgtgtatggatgttttgtatgtttgtatgtctgtgcaccacgtgtgcTTTTTGGTGTCCACGGAGGCCGGAAGAAGGTGATGGATTCCCCTGGGGCCGACGGTTGTGAATTACTTGTGGAGCTGGGAATTgagtccaggtcctctggaagaacagccagagtGCCAGTCGCTCacggaggcatctctccagcccctgtggcaTGGAGTAGaatgtggcagcaggcaggtgggaaTGGCACTGAAGCAGTAGGTGAGGGCTTACATCTTATCTGGCCTCTAGTCACCTCTAATGACaatcttcaacaaggccatgcctcctagtCTTTccctaaacagttccaccaactagggacctaGCAGTCAAATACATGAACTTATTGGGGACAAACCACCACattattgatgattttttttttttttggtattttttttctttcattctctcctctccttttttgaaacctggctaacctggaactctctgtatagACCCATGTTGGATGGTTCACAACTACCACAAGTAGCTCTAAATGACCCAGTAATCTTCTGGCCCCTACTGAGCACGGCATTAGAATGTACTTGGTGCTGAGTAAATTTTTCTCTCAGCAAATGATCACAGTGTTTTAGAGGCTTCTATGGTAGAGCCAGGAGGAAGGGTCCGGGAACCGAGTCCTGTATTTCCTGAGAAAGTTCTGGCTGGGGTGGCTCCTAGTCTCTGACCTCAGCAAGGCGGGGAACCACAAATGAGAAAGGATTCATTAAAGCCTGTATCTGCTGCTTCTGAAAGCCTCGATGTCTTCTTCTCAGGCCCCCAAGGCTGCCTTCGGATATTCATGCTCTTCCACCAGCTGCAGGAGCATACTTCCTGTTCCCTAATCTTACTGCTCCCTAATCTCATGTGTACTCTTCAGTGacacatggggggtgggggtggggcccagGCTGGCCCATTGACACAGTGCTAGAATCCAGATGTTCTAGAAcatgagctacacacacacacaaacacacacacacacgcacgcacgcacgcgctgCGCTCCCACTGAGAACAGTGGTGGAGACAGGCTAGCTGGATACTGCTTGATCCTCTGGGGAAGTATGTCCCAAGCTCTCTGTCAGAGTGGAGTTTTCTGTCGCTGGATGTTACTAAATGCGCTGAAGTGTCAGGTGCTCTCCCTGTCCAGCTCAGCTCAGTTACCATTCCATAGAGAAGTGACAGGTAGCAGGGCCATCTCTCCTCATCCTAACTCTGTGGGAGGGGACAAAGCACCCAGCAACtgcaggaaggaagggtttattttgtctccCAGTTTGAGGGTGTAGTTTAGCATGGTGGGGAAGGCGTGGCAGCAGAGGCTTGAAGTGGCTGGTCACACCGCTTCtgtaatcaggaagcagagagggattgTTGCTTCTCTGCTCGCTCTCTGCTTTGCTTCAGCCCAAGCCCAAGGTGCTATCCAAGTTAACTGACTCAAGCTAGGAACTCCTCAGACATGGCCAGAGACTTGTCTCTTTGGTGACTCTACATTCTGTCAAGTTGAAACTATCCCCCATAGTGGGAACTGTAGGCCAGCCAAGGTCACAGGCCCAGGAGGCAATCTAGTATAGCTTTCTCTGAGTAGAATGGGGAAAAAACCAAGCCAAGACCAGTCATACCATGTGGTGtagtgatatatgtgtgtgtgtgtgtatttgtgtgtctgtgtgtgtacgtatatataagaaataaacatgtattcttataatatatatacatatttttttcttaaaaaaaaaaaaccccacagaaatGAGAATACATTACGTTACGTTCCACATTGGTTCTATGGGCATGAGTCAGATCATGAAGTCATCTGGGGTTATATTGTCTCCTTAGCACTAATAGTTTGACagatattattttttgttttatacagCTAAGTAGGCAGTTGGGCTATCAGGGTCCTATAGtgagaggtagaggtagaaggGTTAATGGGCCAGCTATGGCCTGAAGTAGAGCAGTTAATgcgggtgggtggggggaggggcggagaACAAAGACTGGTACTTGTTAGATTTTGATATCTCTCTCCTGTCTCCGTATTTTTAagggtatttatttgttttaattaaaggTCCCCTCTTTATTTTCCTAGTT
This portion of the Apodemus sylvaticus chromosome 17, mApoSyl1.1, whole genome shotgun sequence genome encodes:
- the Pheta2 gene encoding sesquipedalian-2, with the protein product MKLNKRTVAHYALSDSPADRTGFLRSWGGPGSPPTPSGTGRRYWFVLKGNLLFSFESRESRVPLSLVVLEGCTVELAEAPVPEEFAFAIRFDAPGVRPHLLAADGQVAQEAWVKALSRASFGYMRLVVRELENQLQDARQSLALHRCGSQRAVASCSQSQAPEHRAPGPENGHFLPRDGNSIGTVEERGIRPIGRDLTEWELQSPASLLLSMGQSPVSPETSCFSTLHDWYGKEIMELRRGWQQRAKGSQPESKP
- the Smdt1 gene encoding essential MCU regulator, mitochondrial is translated as MASLAARRLAWLSVRPGALWIGPRGRRGGDVYTVRGSSGLSQVPSRSVIVTRSGAILPKPVKMSFGLLRVFSIVIPFLYVGTLISKNFAALLEEHDIFVPEDDDDDD
- the Ndufa6 gene encoding NADH dehydrogenase [ubiquinone] 1 alpha subcomplex subunit 6, whose translation is MAAASSGLRRAAAAAAASTSVKPIFSRDLNEAKRRVRELYRAWYREVPNTVHLMQLDITVKQGRDKVREMFMKNAHVTDPRVVDLLVIKGKMELQETIKVWKQRTHVMRFFHETETPRPKDFLSKFYIGHDP